A DNA window from Gammaproteobacteria bacterium contains the following coding sequences:
- the gshA gene encoding glutamate--cysteine ligase, which yields MQGAVIRQRIKRLTRQQLSGGLRGVERECLRVTPAGRVAPTPHGEELGSALTHRYITTDFAEALLELITPPVKSTHDVSDWLAALHEFVLSKVDGEQLWAPSMPPAISSDRQLSPARYGSSNIGMLKHIYRLGLANRYGPRMQAIVGIHFNYSPPPDFWGSLPDLESPPSGIVAKRSSWTMGQMRNVRRLAWMPTYLLGASPAFHGSLSRVRTADLRKGRKGTLYAPDATSLRMSSLGYTSALQAGLVISANSLHEYVRDLEAAVHARHAAYGKIGVRVRGRYRQLSDSVLQVENEYYSAARPKRRIRRGERAATALRRRGAEYLELRLVDADPFEPLGVSEASMRFLEAFLLYCLLEESPPMAADEYLACVSNLDDTAWRGRARGIRLIRNRRRIRLDNWGLEVCRAMMPVCEALDGGAGGEYSAALKAARASLRDPGLTPAARVLDELSDAGWDHQAWGMEKARLASRPPRARPNAARRRALKDEAPASLARLLAMESAPEPPFDEFLARYLEKG from the coding sequence ATGCAAGGCGCAGTCATCAGGCAACGAATAAAGCGGCTTACCCGGCAGCAGCTTTCGGGCGGACTCCGGGGCGTCGAGCGGGAATGCCTGCGCGTTACGCCGGCCGGCCGGGTCGCGCCTACGCCGCATGGTGAGGAACTCGGGTCTGCCCTGACCCACCGCTACATCACCACCGACTTTGCCGAGGCGCTGCTGGAACTGATCACCCCTCCGGTGAAATCCACCCACGACGTCAGCGACTGGTTGGCGGCGTTGCACGAATTCGTCCTGTCGAAAGTGGACGGCGAACAGCTTTGGGCGCCCAGCATGCCGCCCGCGATATCTTCCGACCGACAACTTTCTCCGGCCCGGTACGGAAGCTCCAATATCGGCATGCTCAAGCATATTTACCGTCTCGGGCTGGCCAACCGCTACGGTCCGCGCATGCAGGCCATCGTGGGCATCCATTTCAATTACTCGCCACCGCCCGATTTCTGGGGGTCGCTGCCGGACCTGGAAAGCCCGCCCTCCGGAATCGTCGCGAAGCGCTCCTCCTGGACCATGGGTCAGATGCGCAACGTGCGCCGGCTCGCCTGGATGCCCACGTATCTGCTCGGCGCTTCGCCGGCGTTTCACGGCTCTCTTTCGCGCGTGCGCACCGCCGACCTGAGGAAGGGGCGCAAGGGCACCCTCTACGCGCCCGACGCGACCTCGCTGAGGATGAGCAGCCTGGGCTACACCAGCGCGTTGCAGGCGGGCCTGGTGATTTCCGCCAACAGCCTTCACGAATACGTTCGCGACCTGGAGGCGGCCGTCCATGCCCGGCATGCGGCGTACGGCAAGATCGGCGTGCGCGTGCGGGGCCGCTACCGGCAATTGTCGGACAGCGTCCTGCAGGTGGAGAACGAGTACTACTCGGCGGCGCGGCCCAAGCGCCGGATTCGCAGGGGCGAGCGCGCGGCGACGGCGTTGCGGCGGCGCGGAGCGGAGTATCTCGAATTGCGGCTGGTCGATGCCGATCCCTTCGAACCGTTGGGCGTCAGCGAAGCATCCATGCGTTTCCTGGAGGCCTTTCTTCTCTATTGCCTGCTGGAGGAAAGCCCTCCGATGGCTGCCGACGAATACCTGGCCTGCGTTTCAAACCTCGACGATACCGCGTGGCGCGGACGCGCGAGGGGCATCCGGCTTATCCGCAACCGTCGACGGATTAGACTGGACAACTGGGGTCTTGAGGTGTGCAGGGCAATGATGCCGGTGTGCGAAGCGCTGGACGGCGGGGCGGGAGGCGAATATTCAGCCGCGCTCAAGGCGGCCCGTGCATCTTTGCGCGACCCGGGGCTTACTCCGGCGGCAAGGGTGCTGGACGAGCTCAGCGATGCGGGCTGGGATCATCAGGCCTGGGGCATGGAGAAGGCCCGCCTGGCCTCGCGTCCTCCCCGGGCGCGGCCCAATGCCGCCAGGCGACGGGCCCTGAAGGACGAAGCGCCGGCCTCGCTCGCAAGGCTGCTGGCCATGGAGTCCGCGCCCGA
- a CDS encoding malate dehydrogenase, with the protein MSASTQIAITGAAGQIGYQLAFRIASGQLLGHGQSITLRLIEIAPAMQALEGVAMELEDCAFDSLAEVVATDRLEEGFRGADYVFLVGAKPRGPGMERSDLLTGNARIFSGQGAALNEHADEHARVLVVGNPANTNALIASSNAPDMNPRNFSAMTRLDHNRACAQLAARTGHHVSAVRRMTIWGNHSATQYPDLSQATVDGKAASALVAKDWARGEFITTVQQRGASVIKARGTSSAASAANAAIEHMRDWAHGTPDGDWVSMAVPGDGSYGSPEGVFFSFPVRCEDGDWEIVRGLDLDNFSQEKIRITGEELLDERAAASDLML; encoded by the coding sequence ATGTCAGCATCCACGCAGATCGCCATCACCGGGGCGGCCGGTCAGATCGGCTACCAGCTCGCGTTCCGCATCGCATCGGGACAACTCCTTGGCCATGGCCAGTCGATCACGTTGCGGCTGATCGAAATCGCTCCTGCAATGCAGGCACTCGAGGGCGTCGCCATGGAACTCGAGGACTGCGCCTTCGACTCACTTGCGGAAGTGGTCGCCACGGACCGCCTGGAGGAGGGTTTCCGCGGCGCCGATTATGTTTTCCTCGTCGGCGCAAAGCCACGCGGACCCGGCATGGAGCGATCCGACCTGCTGACCGGGAATGCGCGCATATTTTCAGGACAGGGAGCAGCGCTCAACGAGCATGCCGACGAGCACGCCAGGGTGCTTGTCGTGGGGAACCCCGCGAACACCAACGCCCTGATTGCCTCGTCGAACGCGCCGGACATGAATCCGCGCAATTTCTCGGCCATGACCCGGCTGGACCACAATCGCGCCTGCGCGCAACTGGCGGCGCGCACCGGCCACCACGTCAGCGCTGTCAGGCGGATGACCATCTGGGGCAACCATTCCGCTACCCAATATCCGGACCTGTCACAGGCGACCGTGGACGGCAAGGCGGCCAGCGCGCTGGTCGCGAAGGACTGGGCGCGGGGAGAATTCATAACCACCGTGCAACAGCGGGGCGCCAGCGTAATAAAGGCCCGCGGCACGTCCAGTGCCGCCTCGGCCGCCAACGCCGCAATCGAGCACATGCGGGATTGGGCGCACGGAACGCCCGACGGCGACTGGGTGAGCATGGCGGTGCCCGGCGACGGTAGTTACGGTTCGCCCGAGGGGGTGTTCTTCTCCTTTCCGGTTCGCTGCGAGGACGGCGACTGGGAAATCGTGCGGGGATTGGACCTGGACAATTTCTCGCAGGAGAAAATACGCATCACGGGCGAGGAATTGCTTGACGAGCGGGCGGCGGCAAGCGATCTCATGTTGTAG
- a CDS encoding DUF4399 domain-containing protein — protein MIDLSKASALSINRTTLATLLAAALLCSCGSPEPQDEAVPDADAASAPAPAPEVALPPRKPSPEGARVWFVSPGDGAALTSPFTVEFGLEGMGLLPAGEIGEHTGHHHLLVNTPLPRMDLPIITDDAHMHFGLAQTSVELSLEPGTHTLQLLLGDDLHIPHEPPVMSDVITVEVTD, from the coding sequence ATGATCGATTTATCCAAGGCAAGCGCTTTGTCCATAAACAGAACCACTTTAGCAACGCTGCTGGCAGCGGCGCTTCTCTGTTCCTGCGGAAGCCCCGAACCGCAGGATGAGGCCGTGCCGGATGCGGATGCGGCGAGCGCGCCGGCGCCGGCGCCCGAAGTCGCGCTGCCTCCGCGCAAGCCCTCGCCCGAAGGCGCTCGAGTATGGTTCGTCTCCCCCGGGGACGGAGCCGCGCTGACTTCCCCCTTCACGGTGGAGTTCGGACTGGAAGGCATGGGATTGCTGCCTGCCGGTGAGATCGGAGAGCACACGGGACATCATCACCTGCTGGTGAATACCCCCTTGCCGCGCATGGACCTGCCGATCATCACCGACGACGCCCACATGCACTTCGGCCTGGCACAGACCAGCGTTGAACTGTCATTGGAACCCGGCACCCATACGCTGCAGTTGCTGCTGGGCGACGACCTGCACATCCCGCACGAGCCGCCGGTAATGTCCGACGTCATTACGGTAGAGGTGACGGACTAG
- the mvaD gene encoding diphosphomevalonate decarboxylase, producing MQGSAIAHPNVALVKYWGKRPARGNLPAMGSLSLSLGFLSTRTTVRFDPAEGQDALTLNGRRNSRDLKRMQDCLAPLRRRAGKSGSATVDSRNDFPTGAGLASSASGMAALALAGASALGLAEDLDLVGRSAMAGSGSAPRSLHGGIVLLSIDPEGSWSCKSLLRPEEWPLRVAVAVTQTGPKQTDSRTGMELTRRTSPFYRAWLGSQQADLEDARRAVAQRDFGRLAELSEGNCLRMHAAAMGATPPLVYFNGATVECLHRIKALARDGRPVFFTVDAGPQVKAVCLPDVLDEVCDALGQVPGVQQVLGGELGGGARLVSG from the coding sequence ATGCAGGGTAGCGCCATCGCGCACCCCAACGTAGCGCTGGTGAAATACTGGGGCAAGCGGCCGGCTCGCGGCAACCTGCCGGCCATGGGGTCGCTGTCGCTGTCGCTGGGGTTTCTGTCGACCCGCACCACGGTGCGCTTTGACCCGGCCGAGGGGCAGGACGCGCTGACGCTGAACGGGCGCCGAAACTCCAGGGACCTCAAACGGATGCAGGACTGCCTGGCGCCCCTGCGCCGCCGGGCCGGCAAGTCCGGGTCCGCGACGGTGGACTCGCGTAATGACTTTCCCACCGGTGCGGGCCTGGCTTCGTCCGCCTCCGGGATGGCGGCGCTGGCCCTCGCCGGCGCATCGGCGCTCGGCCTGGCGGAAGACCTTGATCTGGTCGGGCGGTCGGCAATGGCGGGTTCGGGGTCCGCGCCCCGTTCGCTGCATGGCGGAATCGTGTTGCTGTCGATCGATCCGGAAGGAAGCTGGTCCTGCAAGTCGCTGCTTCGGCCGGAGGAATGGCCGCTGAGAGTTGCGGTGGCCGTTACGCAAACCGGACCCAAGCAAACGGACTCCCGCACGGGCATGGAACTCACCCGGCGCACCTCGCCCTTCTACAGGGCCTGGCTCGGAAGCCAGCAGGCCGATCTTGAGGACGCCCGCCGCGCCGTGGCTCAACGTGACTTCGGGCGCCTCGCCGAACTGTCCGAAGGCAATTGCCTGAGAATGCACGCCGCCGCCATGGGCGCTACGCCCCCCCTGGTTTATTTCAATGGCGCTACCGTGGAGTGCCTGCACCGGATCAAGGCCCTGGCGCGCGACGGCCGGCCGGTATTCTTTACCGTGGACGCTGGCCCCCAGGTCAAGGCGGTCTGTCTTCCGGACGTGCTCGATGAAGTATGCGATGCGCTGGGCCAGGTTCCCGGAGTGCAACAGGTGCTCGGAGGAGAGCTGGGCGGCGGCGCGCGGCTCGTTTCGGGTTAA
- a CDS encoding polyprenyl synthetase family protein, with the protein MDSSKTFEQRRTGYQARANALLERVLPSAATTPGRLHGAMREAVLRGGKRLRPLVCYAAAEAAGVPDSLVDAPAVAIELIHCYSLVHDDMPCMDDDDFRRGKPSIHKMYGEDTALLVGDALQTLAWQVLATHSSLNGHDGARVRLIGLLTECAGSAGMAGGQDLDLNGGDRPDLAELEHAYRTKTGALFRAAALAPACVRPDLGVRLRHSLEIFADALGLAFQIRDDLADRDSDQRQQPQGGGANLPSWVQRFGAQAAQERIGELTAIMRSACEDFEDRAGGLQWLIGFMRGTHSASTMK; encoded by the coding sequence ATGGACTCCAGCAAGACCTTTGAACAAAGGCGGACCGGCTACCAGGCTCGCGCCAACGCGTTGCTGGAGCGCGTGCTGCCGAGCGCGGCGACAACGCCCGGGCGATTGCACGGCGCAATGCGCGAAGCGGTCCTGCGAGGCGGAAAGCGCCTGAGGCCGCTGGTCTGCTATGCGGCCGCCGAAGCGGCCGGCGTCCCGGACTCGCTCGTCGATGCGCCGGCCGTTGCAATCGAACTGATTCATTGCTATTCGCTTGTGCACGACGACATGCCCTGCATGGACGACGACGACTTCCGCCGCGGCAAACCCAGCATTCACAAGATGTACGGCGAGGACACCGCGCTGCTGGTCGGGGACGCGCTGCAGACCCTGGCCTGGCAGGTCCTGGCAACCCACTCCTCGCTGAACGGCCATGACGGCGCCCGGGTGCGCCTGATCGGTCTCCTGACGGAATGCGCCGGATCGGCGGGCATGGCGGGCGGCCAGGACCTGGACCTGAACGGCGGCGATCGGCCCGATCTCGCGGAATTGGAACACGCGTATCGCACCAAGACCGGAGCTCTATTTCGCGCCGCGGCGCTGGCGCCGGCTTGCGTGCGCCCCGATCTGGGCGTGCGCCTGAGGCATTCGCTGGAGATTTTCGCCGACGCCCTCGGCCTGGCGTTCCAGATACGCGACGACCTCGCGGACCGGGATTCCGATCAGCGGCAACAGCCGCAAGGCGGTGGAGCAAACCTGCCTTCCTGGGTGCAGCGTTTCGGGGCGCAGGCGGCACAAGAGCGGATCGGGGAGTTGACGGCGATCATGCGCTCCGCGTGCGAGGATTTCGAAGATCGGGCGGGCGGACTGCAATGGCTGATCGGCTTCATGCGCGGCACGCACAGCGCCTCTACAATGAAATAA
- a CDS encoding AAA family ATPase has product MYEQFHGLSERPFSITPDPRYLYLSARHAEALAHLLYGVRENGGFTQLTGEVGTGKTMLVRCLLERLPERTDTAIVLDPPATRIEFLQTICRELRMRTPRWAENPSSLGAALNRKLLRTYAAGRRTILIVDEAQALGADLLEQVRRLTNLETARHKLLGIVLVGQPELHETLARRDLRQLAQRITARCHLGPLSRAETGEYLRHRLKVAGSSREVFNSRARRRLHRISRGIPRIINVVADRALLGAFVRKEHEVGPQLVRLAAREVYGRQGAPAGALWSGATG; this is encoded by the coding sequence ATGTACGAGCAATTTCACGGCTTGAGCGAAAGGCCTTTCAGCATTACGCCCGACCCGCGCTACCTGTACCTGAGCGCGCGCCACGCCGAGGCCCTCGCCCACCTGTTGTACGGGGTCCGGGAGAACGGCGGCTTCACCCAGCTGACCGGCGAGGTGGGTACCGGCAAGACGATGCTGGTCCGGTGCCTGCTGGAACGCCTGCCGGAACGGACCGACACCGCAATCGTGCTGGATCCGCCCGCTACACGCATCGAGTTTCTGCAAACCATATGCCGTGAATTGCGGATGCGCACGCCCCGCTGGGCGGAGAATCCCTCCTCTCTGGGCGCGGCGCTCAACCGCAAGCTGCTGCGAACCTATGCCGCCGGCAGGCGGACGATACTGATCGTGGACGAGGCCCAGGCGCTGGGCGCGGACCTGCTGGAGCAAGTGCGGCGGCTGACCAATCTTGAGACCGCCCGGCACAAACTGCTGGGCATCGTGCTGGTGGGCCAGCCGGAGTTGCACGAAACGCTGGCGAGACGGGATCTGCGGCAACTGGCGCAACGCATCACGGCGCGCTGTCACCTGGGGCCGCTGTCGCGCGCGGAGACCGGCGAGTATCTCCGGCATCGGCTGAAAGTGGCCGGTTCAAGCCGCGAGGTATTCAATTCCCGCGCAAGGCGGCGCCTGCACCGGATTTCCCGCGGAATTCCCAGGATCATCAACGTCGTGGCCGATCGCGCCCTGCTGGGGGCCTTCGTTCGCAAGGAGCACGAAGTCGGGCCGCAGCTCGTGCGGCTGGCGGCGCGCGAGGTGTACGGGCGCCAGGGCGCGCCGGCGGGGGCGCTCTGGAGCGGCGCGACCGGCTGA
- a CDS encoding DegV family EDD domain-containing protein, producing the protein MKGIHYLDGRRLARAITAGMLQLQNSREELDRINVFPVADGDTGLNMAHTAQAVILALAESPSRSAGEVAQSAARGALYGARGNSGVILAQFLQGLADAWENKARLDTRDVALGLKAAAESARNGLSNPREGTILSVMSAVGIGALDVSPEGELTALLAAAREAADDAVQKTPEQLEVLRRAGVVDAGGAGLAHLLGGIEKLVRTGRGAEAAEFAGAARALAGAARAHDPGEESEFRYCTECMISGQDLTPAGIREEIQPLGDSIVVAGGARIVRLHIHTDKPHEVFAVAQEHGEVSSEKADDMHVQFALLNGSGVPIGCDSGADIPAELVSELRITTAPLRIHLGEQGYLDELGLPADWLWRAMEDHGERAQTATPPRGDMERTMGFLAGHFPESVWITLAGAVSGTADVTRSVASELTGGKVRVVDSVNVSIGHGLIVQHAAEWARQGAGADEIIAALPPLLEAARTFGVIEDLSHGVRGGRISPRIKQLSDLLKVDALLGISRNGTVKACGVQRRSGDRVRRFARYVLKRFPTGRPLRIAVAHANRPESGQRLHDLLVENVPNLVSSYVTELGAVVSAHAGPGALLAAAIPALPLRPAPEARAA; encoded by the coding sequence GTGAAGGGCATTCACTACCTCGATGGGCGGCGGCTGGCGCGCGCCATCACCGCCGGCATGCTGCAGCTTCAGAACAGCCGCGAGGAACTGGATCGCATCAACGTGTTTCCGGTGGCGGACGGCGACACCGGCCTGAACATGGCGCATACGGCGCAGGCCGTAATCCTGGCGCTGGCGGAATCCCCGTCGCGGAGCGCCGGCGAGGTGGCCCAGTCCGCGGCCAGGGGAGCGTTGTACGGCGCGCGGGGGAATTCCGGCGTGATCCTGGCGCAGTTCCTGCAGGGACTGGCCGACGCCTGGGAGAACAAGGCACGCCTGGATACCCGCGACGTCGCGCTGGGGCTGAAGGCGGCGGCCGAATCCGCCCGCAACGGCCTCAGCAATCCCCGCGAGGGAACGATCCTGAGCGTGATGAGCGCGGTCGGCATCGGCGCGCTTGACGTTTCGCCCGAGGGCGAGCTCACCGCCCTCCTGGCGGCCGCCCGGGAAGCGGCCGACGACGCCGTGCAGAAAACCCCGGAACAGCTCGAAGTGCTTCGGCGCGCCGGCGTGGTCGATGCAGGCGGCGCAGGCCTGGCGCACCTGCTGGGCGGTATCGAGAAGCTCGTCAGGACCGGGCGCGGCGCCGAGGCGGCCGAGTTTGCCGGCGCGGCAAGAGCCTTGGCGGGCGCCGCACGGGCGCACGATCCGGGCGAGGAATCGGAATTTCGCTATTGCACCGAGTGCATGATCTCCGGCCAGGACCTGACGCCGGCCGGTATACGAGAGGAAATCCAGCCGCTGGGCGATTCCATTGTCGTGGCCGGCGGCGCCCGCATCGTGCGCCTGCACATACACACGGACAAGCCGCACGAGGTATTCGCCGTCGCCCAGGAGCACGGCGAAGTCAGCAGCGAGAAGGCCGACGACATGCACGTCCAGTTCGCGCTGCTGAACGGTTCGGGAGTTCCCATCGGTTGCGACAGCGGCGCGGACATCCCCGCGGAACTGGTCAGCGAACTGCGGATCACCACGGCGCCGCTGCGCATCCACCTGGGAGAGCAAGGCTATCTCGACGAGTTGGGGCTGCCGGCGGACTGGCTGTGGCGGGCGATGGAGGACCATGGCGAGAGAGCGCAGACTGCCACGCCGCCGCGCGGCGACATGGAACGAACCATGGGATTTCTGGCCGGACATTTCCCCGAGTCCGTGTGGATCACGCTGGCCGGCGCGGTCAGCGGCACCGCCGATGTGACGCGTAGCGTGGCTTCGGAATTGACCGGCGGGAAAGTACGGGTCGTGGATAGCGTCAATGTTTCCATCGGCCATGGCCTCATCGTTCAGCACGCAGCCGAATGGGCGCGGCAGGGGGCCGGCGCGGACGAAATCATTGCGGCGCTACCGCCCCTGCTGGAGGCCGCCCGCACCTTCGGCGTGATCGAGGACCTGTCCCACGGCGTGCGCGGCGGGCGCATCTCGCCGCGCATCAAGCAGCTCAGTGACTTGCTGAAGGTGGACGCCCTGCTCGGCATCAGCCGCAACGGGACCGTGAAGGCATGCGGCGTGCAGCGCCGGTCGGGCGACCGCGTCAGGCGCTTTGCGCGCTACGTGCTCAAGCGCTTTCCCACCGGCCGGCCGTTGCGGATTGCGGTCGCGCACGCCAACCGTCCGGAATCCGGGCAACGCCTGCACGACCTGCTGGTGGAAAACGTCCCGAACCTGGTGTCCAGCTACGTGACCGAACTGGGCGCTGTAGTGAGCGCGCACGCCGGTCCCGGAGCGCTGCTCGCCGCCGCCATCCCGGCACTGCCACTACGCCCAGCCCCCGAGGCCCGGGCCGCCTGA
- a CDS encoding ABC transporter permease, translating into MSGAEKAIGLYTVVHKEARRIVRIWVQTIVPPAITMSLYFIIFGQLRERIGSMSGFDYTQFIAPGLILMSVITNSYGNVVASFFGAKFQRHLEEMLVSPLPNYIIILGHAAGGVMRGLIVGLIVTIVAMGFTDLEIRHPLIVVFTLFCTAITFSLGGMINAIFARKFDDVSLIPAFVLTPLTYLGGVFYSVDLLPGIWRTLSLFNPILYMINAFRYGMIGTTDVDLNTAFVMMGVFVFFLFGVCAVLIRKGVGIRE; encoded by the coding sequence ATGAGCGGCGCGGAGAAGGCCATCGGCCTCTACACCGTCGTTCACAAGGAAGCGCGCCGCATCGTGCGGATCTGGGTGCAGACGATTGTCCCGCCGGCGATCACCATGTCGCTGTACTTCATCATTTTCGGACAGTTACGCGAGCGGATCGGCTCCATGTCGGGCTTCGACTACACCCAGTTCATCGCCCCCGGACTGATCCTGATGTCGGTGATAACCAATTCCTACGGCAACGTCGTGGCCTCGTTCTTCGGCGCCAAGTTTCAGCGCCACCTTGAGGAAATGCTGGTGTCGCCCCTGCCCAACTACATCATCATCCTCGGTCATGCCGCCGGAGGAGTAATGCGGGGCCTGATCGTGGGCCTGATCGTAACGATAGTCGCCATGGGCTTTACCGATCTCGAAATTCGCCATCCCCTGATCGTCGTGTTCACCCTTTTCTGCACCGCAATCACGTTTTCGCTGGGCGGCATGATCAACGCCATCTTCGCGCGCAAATTCGACGACGTGTCGCTGATTCCGGCTTTCGTCCTTACGCCGCTGACCTACCTGGGCGGCGTGTTCTACTCGGTGGACCTGCTCCCGGGGATATGGCGGACGCTCAGCCTCTTCAACCCCATCCTCTACATGATCAACGCATTTCGCTACGGGATGATCGGCACGACGGATGTCGATCTGAACACCGCTTTCGTCATGATGGGCGTGTTCGTGTTTTTCCTGTTCGGAGTGTGCGCCGTGCTGATCCGCAAGGGCGTAGGCATCCGCGAATAA
- a CDS encoding peptidoglycan DD-metalloendopeptidase family protein has product MRGAIASLLAIAIPILAAAQDTGGDRELALLLGRIEAIEQELDRDMRAKSQAEAELRDAETEIVRLREESTEVERQLATGRQKRSRLAADLTRNAEDRRQARQALTTSMRLAWRSGNQEELKALLGGDSAGEVDRRLAWAGMLIQSWAQRAGASARLAGERRSLTEESGSLEQELEELQSRRAGQIRRLEQAAARRRSTVAGLARRIGAAGEEIERLRSRAATLASLVENLGEVIEEHPPAALPSITAARGQLSWPVDGRVVRRFGAGLGAGRASWDGILLEAAEGAEVRAPHAGRVVFADWVRGLGFLLVLDHGENVLSLYAYNDRLVGRKGETVDKGQVIAHAGSSGGRPQPGLYFEIRRNGKPEDPVRWLSR; this is encoded by the coding sequence ATGAGAGGCGCCATCGCAAGCCTTCTAGCGATCGCGATCCCGATCCTGGCCGCCGCACAGGATACCGGCGGAGACCGGGAACTGGCCCTACTGCTCGGGCGCATCGAGGCGATCGAGCAGGAGCTCGACCGGGACATGCGGGCGAAGAGTCAGGCGGAGGCCGAACTCAGGGATGCGGAAACCGAAATCGTGCGCCTGCGGGAAGAGTCCACCGAAGTGGAGCGGCAACTCGCAACCGGCCGGCAGAAACGGTCCCGGCTGGCGGCGGATCTGACCCGCAACGCAGAGGACCGCCGCCAGGCCCGACAAGCCTTGACGACCTCAATGCGACTTGCCTGGCGCTCCGGCAACCAGGAAGAGTTGAAGGCGCTCCTGGGCGGCGACAGCGCCGGAGAAGTGGACCGCCGGTTGGCCTGGGCCGGTATGCTGATCCAGTCCTGGGCGCAGCGGGCCGGGGCTTCGGCCCGGTTGGCGGGAGAGAGGCGCTCGTTGACCGAGGAATCCGGCAGCTTGGAGCAGGAGCTGGAGGAACTGCAATCTCGAAGGGCCGGGCAGATTCGCAGGCTGGAACAGGCCGCGGCCCGGCGCAGGTCCACTGTTGCGGGGCTTGCCAGGCGTATAGGCGCGGCCGGAGAAGAGATTGAGAGGCTCAGGAGCCGGGCGGCCACGTTGGCCTCCCTGGTCGAGAACCTGGGGGAAGTGATCGAGGAGCACCCGCCGGCTGCCCTGCCCTCGATCACCGCTGCGCGCGGTCAATTGTCCTGGCCGGTCGACGGTCGCGTTGTGAGGCGTTTCGGGGCCGGCCTGGGCGCCGGCCGGGCAAGCTGGGACGGCATCCTTCTCGAGGCCGCCGAGGGCGCCGAAGTGCGGGCGCCGCACGCCGGACGAGTGGTGTTCGCGGACTGGGTGAGGGGGTTGGGGTTTCTGCTGGTGCTGGATCACGGAGAGAACGTTCTGAGCCTGTATGCATACAATGACCGCCTGGTGGGCAGGAAGGGCGAAACGGTGGACAAGGGACAGGTGATCGCCCATGCCGGGAGTTCCGGCGGCCGTCCGCAACCCGGCCTTTATTTCGAAATTCGCCGCAACGGCAAGCCCGAGGATCCGGTTCGATGGCTGAGCAGGTAA
- a CDS encoding rhodanese-like domain-containing protein → MGRLIEFATAHPWLSLGVVGTLLAALFNEVRLRALGVSALAPDVAIQAINKGAAIFDLREPQAFGQGHIPNARNIRAVDVPAAPKFKSGKTVLLVCDNGSASGRLAQELRKKGSEQVFCLKGGLAAWQRDNLPVIVGRGRRK, encoded by the coding sequence ATGGGACGTCTGATCGAATTCGCAACCGCCCACCCCTGGCTCAGCCTGGGCGTGGTGGGCACTCTGCTGGCCGCGCTGTTCAACGAAGTGCGCCTGCGGGCTCTGGGCGTGAGCGCGCTGGCCCCCGACGTTGCGATACAGGCCATCAACAAGGGCGCGGCCATATTCGATTTACGGGAGCCGCAAGCCTTCGGCCAGGGCCATATTCCCAATGCCCGCAATATTCGCGCCGTGGACGTGCCGGCGGCGCCGAAGTTCAAGTCCGGCAAGACGGTGCTGCTGGTGTGCGACAACGGCTCGGCCAGCGGCCGCCTGGCCCAGGAACTGCGCAAGAAGGGTTCCGAACAGGTGTTCTGCCTGAAGGGCGGGCTGGCCGCCTGGCAGCGGGACAACCTGCCGGTGATCGTTGGGCGGGGCCGGCGGAAATAG